The Candidatus Phaeomarinobacter ectocarpi genome includes a region encoding these proteins:
- the sseA gene encoding 3-mercaptopyruvate sulfurtransferase, whose translation MTAAPNTDDPRTLVSVQWVRNHISDRNLVLLDASWHMPAAERDPYAEYVDGHIPGARFFDIDAISDTSSPLPHMLPTAEAFAASVSGLGISNADQIIIYDAVGLFSAARAWWMFRAMGHQNVAVMDGGLPAWLASGGTTTDAEEDFEPAPYEAQLNPRAVTSLSAMQAASAGASHVILDARPAGRFDGSQPEPRPGLPSGHMPNATSLPFPNVVTADGCLKSPSDLENLFAGLEVGHKKNIITTCGSGVTAAILTLALARIGVEDTSLYDGSWTQWGSTEGCPIETG comes from the coding sequence GTGACCGCCGCGCCGAACACGGACGATCCCCGGACGCTGGTATCAGTGCAGTGGGTGCGCAACCATATCTCTGATCGAAATCTCGTGCTGCTGGATGCCTCATGGCATATGCCGGCCGCTGAACGTGACCCCTACGCAGAATATGTCGATGGCCACATTCCAGGCGCACGGTTCTTCGACATCGATGCCATCAGTGATACCTCCTCGCCCCTGCCCCATATGCTTCCGACCGCCGAGGCCTTTGCTGCATCGGTGAGCGGCCTTGGAATCTCGAATGCGGACCAGATCATCATCTATGACGCGGTCGGCCTTTTCAGCGCCGCCAGGGCCTGGTGGATGTTTCGTGCCATGGGCCATCAAAATGTCGCCGTGATGGATGGCGGACTTCCCGCGTGGCTGGCCTCAGGCGGCACGACCACAGATGCCGAAGAAGATTTTGAGCCTGCACCGTATGAGGCCCAGCTCAACCCGCGCGCCGTGACGTCGCTTTCTGCGATGCAGGCTGCAAGTGCGGGCGCAAGCCATGTCATTCTGGATGCACGCCCGGCTGGCCGCTTTGACGGCTCGCAGCCAGAGCCCCGGCCGGGCCTGCCCTCGGGTCACATGCCCAACGCGACAAGCCTCCCGTTTCCCAACGTCGTCACGGCAGATGGATGCCTAAAGTCACCGTCCGACCTAGAAAACCTATTCGCCGGATTGGAGGTGGGTCATAAGAAAAACATCATCACCACCTGCGGATCCGGCGTGACGGCGGCGATCCTCACTTTGGCTCTCGCACGCATAGGCGTTGAAGACACTTCGCTTTATGATGGGTCCTGGACACAATGGGGCAGCACGGAAGGTTGCCCGATCGAGACCGGATAA
- the modB gene encoding molybdate ABC transporter permease subunit, with translation MWGITDAELQALTVSLTVAGVGLLVSMPLALLTGWALARWQFWGKTALDIIVHLPLVMPPVALGYLLLLALGPRGPIGEPLQSWFGINLAFSWSGAVIVAAVSGFPLAVRAIRISAENVEERLLQAARTLGQSPFGAFATIALPLMVPGVVAGGVLAFARALGEFGATITFAASIPGETRTLPLALYTFLQMPGGEQAALRVLILSVTVAVAALVASEYLVRRSARQR, from the coding sequence ATGTGGGGTATAACTGACGCAGAGCTTCAGGCGCTCACGGTCTCTTTGACGGTCGCAGGTGTGGGCCTGCTGGTGTCAATGCCGCTCGCTCTGCTCACCGGCTGGGCTCTGGCCCGTTGGCAGTTCTGGGGCAAGACCGCCCTCGACATCATTGTGCATTTGCCGCTGGTCATGCCGCCGGTTGCCCTTGGCTATCTCCTACTTCTTGCGTTGGGGCCGCGAGGACCCATCGGCGAACCGCTCCAGTCATGGTTCGGAATCAATCTTGCGTTCTCATGGTCAGGGGCTGTGATCGTGGCGGCTGTCAGTGGATTTCCCCTGGCCGTTCGCGCCATTCGCATTTCGGCTGAAAATGTCGAGGAGCGGCTGTTGCAGGCGGCCCGCACACTTGGCCAGTCACCCTTTGGTGCATTCGCGACGATTGCCCTGCCCTTGATGGTCCCCGGAGTAGTGGCAGGCGGCGTGCTGGCATTTGCCCGCGCCCTTGGAGAGTTTGGCGCCACCATCACCTTTGCGGCGTCCATTCCTGGCGAGACGCGGACACTGCCGCTTGCCCTGTATACTTTTTTGCAGATGCCCGGCGGCGAACAGGCCGCATTGCGTGTTCTCATCCTATCGGTAACTGTTGCTGTTGCAGCGTTGGTCGCATCTGAATATCTCGTGCGCCGCTCGGCCCGGCAGCGATAA
- a CDS encoding acetyl-CoA carboxylase biotin carboxyl carrier protein subunit, protein MDIKSEISGKVWKIEATPGTSVEEEDAIIILESMKMEIPVAAPKDGKVTEILVEEEELVEEGQVVARMET, encoded by the coding sequence ATGGATATCAAGTCGGAGATTTCAGGCAAGGTCTGGAAGATCGAAGCCACCCCGGGCACGTCCGTGGAAGAAGAAGATGCGATCATCATTCTGGAATCCATGAAGATGGAAATCCCCGTTGCAGCACCCAAGGATGGCAAGGTCACAGAAATTCTGGTCGAAGAAGAAGAACTGGTCGAAGAAGGCCAGGTTGTTGCGCGGATGGAAACCTAG
- the metC gene encoding cystathionine beta-lyase, whose amino-acid sequence MAIGTKVGAMKEKTKIVHAGRDPKSNHGAVNPPVYHASTILYPTYEDLKHPKTRVQYGRRGTPTVFALEDAIMALEGGAGCAIVPSGLNACTTALLAFLSAGDHLLMPDSAYGPTRNFCNTFLKRMGVETTFYDPTIGADIAALMTDQTKVVFVESPGSLTFEVQDIPAIADVAHANGAKVILDNTWASPLFFKPYEHGVDVSIQAATKYVVGHADTMLGTITANEECWPLVHAAHGQLGLCAGPDDIFLALRGLRTLDVRLKQHMKQGIELATWLGERDEVSHVLHPALPSHPQHDIWARDFLGASGLFSVVLNPVEEDALAAMLDGLELFGMGYSWGGFESLVVPSNPARYRTATTWDVPGRLLRFHAGLEDMDDLKADLDKGLARLKAAG is encoded by the coding sequence ATGGCCATTGGAACCAAAGTGGGTGCGATGAAAGAAAAGACCAAAATAGTTCATGCCGGACGGGACCCGAAATCAAATCACGGTGCCGTCAATCCGCCTGTCTATCACGCCTCCACCATCCTCTATCCGACCTATGAGGACCTGAAGCACCCCAAGACGCGCGTGCAATATGGCCGTCGCGGCACGCCCACCGTGTTTGCCCTGGAAGACGCCATCATGGCCCTTGAGGGGGGCGCGGGATGCGCCATCGTGCCCTCAGGGCTGAACGCATGCACCACCGCCCTGCTCGCTTTCCTGAGCGCCGGCGACCATCTGCTGATGCCAGATAGTGCCTATGGACCGACACGCAATTTCTGCAACACGTTCCTGAAACGTATGGGCGTCGAGACCACCTTTTACGACCCGACCATCGGGGCCGATATCGCCGCCCTCATGACGGACCAAACAAAGGTGGTTTTTGTTGAGAGCCCCGGTTCGTTGACCTTCGAAGTACAGGACATCCCCGCGATCGCCGACGTGGCCCACGCAAACGGCGCAAAGGTCATTCTCGACAACACCTGGGCATCTCCGCTGTTCTTCAAGCCCTATGAGCATGGGGTGGATGTTTCCATCCAGGCCGCCACCAAATACGTGGTGGGACATGCAGACACGATGCTGGGAACGATCACCGCCAACGAAGAATGCTGGCCGCTGGTTCATGCGGCCCATGGCCAATTGGGGCTGTGCGCTGGACCGGACGACATTTTTCTCGCGCTGCGCGGTCTACGGACATTGGATGTCCGGTTGAAGCAACACATGAAGCAGGGCATTGAACTTGCGACCTGGCTTGGTGAGCGTGATGAAGTCTCCCACGTGCTGCACCCAGCCCTGCCCTCGCATCCACAGCACGACATCTGGGCCCGGGATTTTCTGGGCGCCAGCGGCCTCTTCTCGGTTGTGCTGAATCCTGTCGAAGAAGACGCGCTGGCCGCCATGCTGGACGGTCTTGAGCTCTTCGGCATGGGGTACTCCTGGGGAGGATTTGAAAGTCTTGTGGTGCCCTCGAACCCGGCGCGCTATCGCACAGCGACCACATGGGATGTACCTGGACGCCTGCTCCGCTTCCATGCCGGCCTTGAAGATATGGATGATCTGAAAGCTGATCTGGATAAGGGGTTGGCACGCCTCAAGGCTGCCGGATGA
- a CDS encoding c-type cytochrome translates to MGTSAQTPDEAFNPLMEDLEFGCSACHADETDAKFREVPQTDEQVAAANHIHQLLQEFEGQRAVRVDAPQGNALAGQELAENLCASCHALVPNQISPNEAAPNFNSMVIAYPPSHLAEGFAEGIVVGTDSHIAMPQFQLEPEQIDDLIAYLETVLVYAYPPAKDGPRVYREQNVED, encoded by the coding sequence ATGGGTACATCCGCACAGACGCCGGACGAGGCATTCAACCCGTTAATGGAAGATCTAGAGTTCGGTTGTTCAGCCTGTCATGCAGACGAAACGGACGCAAAGTTTCGGGAAGTACCACAGACGGACGAACAGGTAGCGGCCGCCAATCATATTCATCAATTGCTCCAAGAATTTGAAGGTCAGCGGGCTGTCCGCGTTGATGCACCACAAGGTAATGCGCTTGCCGGGCAAGAGCTCGCCGAGAATCTTTGTGCTTCCTGCCACGCACTTGTGCCCAATCAAATCTCGCCCAATGAGGCGGCACCTAACTTTAATTCGATGGTGATCGCATATCCCCCCAGCCATTTGGCTGAGGGCTTCGCTGAGGGAATAGTGGTAGGTACCGACTCGCACATCGCAATGCCGCAGTTTCAACTAGAGCCTGAACAGATTGACGATCTAATCGCCTACCTCGAAACGGTGCTCGTCTACGCTTATCCGCCGGCTAAGGACGGTCCTCGAGTCTATCGAGAACAAAACGTCGAGGACTAA
- a CDS encoding amino acid ABC transporter ATP-binding protein — protein sequence MTDTPKTDGPVLPEKGAADSSRMSVSSDKAIEIKDMNKWYGDFHVLRDIDLTVHRGERIVICGPSGSGKSTLIRCINRLEQHQKGSIVVDGIELTDDLKRVDEIRREVGMVFQHFNLFPHMTVLDNCTLAPIWVRRMPRKKAEELAMEYLERVQIPEQALKYPGQLSGGQQQRVAIARSLCMNPRIMLFDEPTSALDPEMIKEVLDVMVSLAEDGMTMLVVTHEMGFARTVANRIIFMDEGQIVEMNEPEQFFSNPQSDRTKLFLSQILH from the coding sequence ATGACTGACACCCCCAAAACGGACGGACCGGTACTACCTGAAAAAGGTGCCGCAGATTCCTCTCGCATGTCGGTCTCGTCCGACAAGGCGATTGAGATCAAGGACATGAACAAGTGGTACGGCGACTTCCACGTGCTGCGCGACATTGATCTCACGGTTCATCGTGGCGAGCGCATCGTCATTTGCGGGCCATCAGGCTCGGGCAAATCCACCCTGATCCGCTGCATCAACCGTCTCGAGCAGCACCAGAAGGGCAGCATTGTCGTTGATGGCATAGAGCTAACGGACGACCTCAAGCGGGTTGATGAAATCCGCCGCGAAGTCGGCATGGTGTTCCAGCACTTTAATCTGTTCCCGCACATGACGGTATTGGATAACTGCACGCTCGCTCCCATCTGGGTCCGCCGCATGCCCCGCAAGAAGGCGGAAGAGCTGGCGATGGAGTATCTGGAGCGCGTCCAGATTCCGGAACAGGCACTCAAATATCCCGGTCAACTGTCCGGTGGTCAGCAGCAGCGCGTGGCGATTGCGCGCTCGCTGTGCATGAACCCGCGCATCATGCTGTTTGATGAGCCAACCTCGGCGCTTGATCCGGAGATGATCAAAGAGGTGCTGGACGTCATGGTGTCGCTCGCGGAAGACGGCATGACCATGCTGGTGGTGACCCACGAAATGGGTTTTGCCCGCACCGTCGCCAACCGCATCATCTTCATGGATGAAGGTCAGATCGTTGAGATGAATGAGCCCGAGCAGTTCTTCTCAAATCCGCAGAGCGACCGGACCAAGCTGTTCCTCAGTCAGATCCTGCACTAG
- a CDS encoding amino acid ABC transporter substrate-binding protein, translating to MIPTTIRALKRPALAGLAGLALGLMSVHGAAAEPADAGATLAAVKDKGYVQCGVSQGLPGFSNPDATGEWTGLDVDFCRAVAAAIFADATAVRFTPLSAKERFTALQSREIDLLSRNTTWTLDRDTSLGVNFAGVNYYDGQGLMVRKSVGVTDALELDGVTLCTNTGTTTELNVADFFRSNNLEYKILAFEKADEVVAAYNANRCDVYTTDVSGLAAQRLKLTEPDAHVILETIISKEPLGPAVRQGDDQWLDIIRWTLNAMVAAEELGVTAANIDEMKSSDNPQIKRLLGTEGAFGDALGLSNDWAYNAIKAVGNYGESFERNLGVNTPLGLARGQNALWTDGGLQYAIPVR from the coding sequence ATGATTCCCACCACCATTCGCGCTCTCAAGCGTCCTGCGTTGGCTGGTCTAGCTGGACTGGCCCTTGGATTGATGTCTGTTCACGGGGCCGCCGCAGAACCTGCGGATGCGGGCGCAACGCTCGCCGCCGTCAAGGACAAAGGCTATGTGCAATGCGGCGTGAGCCAGGGGCTTCCCGGCTTCTCCAACCCGGACGCCACCGGCGAGTGGACAGGCCTCGATGTTGATTTCTGCCGCGCCGTGGCAGCGGCCATTTTCGCGGACGCCACTGCCGTGCGGTTCACTCCGCTGTCCGCCAAGGAACGCTTCACAGCGCTTCAGTCACGGGAGATTGATCTTCTGTCCCGCAACACCACCTGGACCCTCGACCGTGATACGTCGCTTGGCGTCAACTTTGCCGGTGTGAACTACTATGACGGCCAGGGCCTGATGGTCCGCAAATCGGTGGGTGTGACGGATGCGCTTGAGCTGGACGGCGTGACGCTGTGCACCAACACCGGCACAACAACAGAACTGAATGTGGCCGACTTCTTCCGGTCCAACAATCTTGAGTACAAGATCCTCGCCTTTGAAAAGGCTGATGAGGTTGTGGCCGCCTACAACGCCAACCGGTGCGACGTGTACACGACGGACGTGTCCGGCCTTGCCGCCCAGCGCCTCAAGCTTACCGAGCCGGATGCCCATGTGATCCTTGAAACAATCATCTCCAAGGAGCCGCTTGGACCAGCGGTTCGTCAGGGCGATGATCAATGGCTCGACATCATTCGCTGGACACTCAACGCGATGGTGGCTGCCGAAGAACTGGGTGTGACAGCTGCCAATATCGATGAAATGAAATCGAGCGACAATCCGCAGATCAAGCGTCTGCTGGGCACCGAAGGTGCCTTTGGTGATGCGCTGGGTCTTTCCAATGATTGGGCGTACAACGCCATCAAGGCCGTTGGGAACTACGGCGAGAGCTTTGAGCGCAACCTTGGTGTCAACACGCCGCTGGGCCTCGCCCGCGGGCAGAATGCCCTGTGGACGGACGGTGGGCTTCAATACGCCATTCCCGTTCGCTAG
- a CDS encoding amino acid ABC transporter permease, translating to MTDPTIATSSKPPARAEAKASLVNDPRVRGIVYQVLTLLVVVWIGVEFWTNAVSNLERANIASGFGFLDTTAGFGIVQTLIEYTEESSYGRAFFVGLLNTLIVAVFGILLATVIGFLVGIGSLSRNWLIRQICVAYVEVMRNIPLLLHLFFWYFGVLRAVPGPRESLNFLDSIFVNNRGIYFPRPEGGEGFGLVLLLICIGIAASFFIARWASKRREQTGQPFPVLYWSLGLIIGVPLAVFLLLGMPLTFDYPELRGFNFRGGIVMIPEFISLVLALSIYTAGFIAENVRSGIQSVSKGQTEAAYALGIQPGPTMRLVIIPQAMRVIIPPLTSQYLNLTKNSSLAVAIAYPDLVSVFAGTVLNQTGQAVEILFLTMSVYLTLSILTSILMNWYNSRIALVER from the coding sequence ATGACAGATCCCACCATCGCCACCTCATCCAAACCTCCCGCCAGAGCTGAGGCGAAAGCATCGCTGGTGAACGATCCGCGTGTGCGCGGTATTGTCTATCAGGTACTGACCCTGCTCGTGGTTGTGTGGATCGGTGTCGAGTTCTGGACAAATGCCGTCAGCAATCTCGAGCGCGCCAATATCGCGTCGGGCTTCGGGTTCCTGGACACGACGGCCGGGTTTGGCATCGTTCAAACGCTGATCGAGTACACAGAGGAATCAAGCTACGGACGGGCGTTCTTCGTTGGCCTTCTCAACACGTTGATCGTCGCGGTTTTCGGGATCCTGCTGGCGACGGTCATCGGGTTTCTGGTGGGGATCGGGTCTCTGTCGCGCAACTGGCTCATCCGTCAGATCTGCGTCGCCTATGTGGAAGTGATGCGCAACATTCCGCTGCTGCTGCATCTGTTCTTCTGGTATTTCGGCGTCCTTAGAGCCGTGCCGGGTCCCCGTGAAAGCCTGAACTTTCTGGACAGCATCTTCGTCAACAACCGGGGCATCTATTTTCCACGGCCCGAAGGTGGGGAGGGCTTTGGCCTCGTTCTCCTGCTGATTTGCATTGGCATCGCGGCGTCATTCTTCATTGCCCGCTGGGCCAGCAAACGCCGTGAGCAAACAGGGCAACCGTTTCCGGTTCTGTACTGGTCTCTTGGCCTGATCATAGGCGTTCCGCTGGCCGTATTTCTGCTGCTCGGCATGCCGCTGACATTCGATTACCCGGAGCTGCGCGGATTCAATTTCCGCGGCGGCATTGTGATGATCCCCGAGTTCATTTCGCTGGTGCTTGCCCTGTCGATCTATACCGCCGGGTTTATCGCGGAAAACGTGCGGTCGGGCATTCAGTCTGTCAGCAAGGGTCAGACCGAAGCCGCCTATGCGCTTGGCATTCAGCCCGGCCCGACCATGCGCCTGGTGATCATCCCCCAGGCCATGCGGGTGATCATTCCGCCGCTGACCAGCCAGTATCTGAACCTGACCAAGAACTCGTCTCTCGCCGTTGCCATTGCATATCCTGACCTCGTGTCGGTCTTTGCAGGCACGGTGTTGAACCAGACGGGGCAGGCGGTTGAAATCCTGTTCCTCACCATGTCGGTCTATCTGACACTCTCAATCCTCACCAGCATTTTGATGAACTGGTACAACTCGCGCATTGCGCTGGTGGAGCGCTAG
- the modA gene encoding molybdate ABC transporter substrate-binding protein: MIRAAVLAMLIATAWSLPSKADTPLLIFAAASMTNAVQDMADAFEAAGHGPTITVFDSTSRAARQIQQGAPAHVFISANAQWAEWLVACGIGDKASRRAVAGNTLVLIGTRPNDDSTQASERVPFGPNHSGLTRGRLAIADPIGVPAGVYAREALMAVKAWQRVQDRLVQGDTVRTVLNWVRTGTAPVGIVYATDAAIVDDVQVLATIPETLHGPIVYEALAVTGAPSQAYDFLNFLSGPKGTAILKSNGFSPPPDVDSSDASHPQAQCG, encoded by the coding sequence ATGATCCGCGCTGCCGTACTTGCCATGCTGATTGCGACTGCTTGGTCCCTGCCCTCAAAAGCAGATACGCCGCTTTTGATCTTCGCCGCCGCGAGCATGACCAACGCGGTGCAGGATATGGCCGATGCTTTTGAAGCGGCAGGACATGGCCCGACGATCACCGTGTTTGATTCAACATCGCGGGCTGCCCGGCAGATACAGCAAGGGGCGCCAGCGCATGTGTTCATTTCCGCGAACGCCCAATGGGCGGAATGGCTGGTGGCCTGTGGCATCGGCGACAAGGCGTCACGGCGCGCCGTTGCGGGGAACACTCTGGTTCTGATCGGCACGCGTCCCAACGACGACAGCACTCAGGCATCCGAGCGTGTTCCGTTCGGTCCAAACCATTCCGGGCTGACCCGCGGGCGCTTAGCAATTGCGGACCCCATCGGTGTGCCCGCAGGGGTCTATGCCCGAGAAGCGCTGATGGCGGTCAAGGCATGGCAGCGTGTGCAGGACCGGCTTGTTCAGGGCGATACCGTTCGCACGGTGCTGAACTGGGTCCGGACCGGGACAGCGCCCGTGGGCATTGTCTATGCCACGGATGCGGCAATCGTGGACGACGTTCAGGTGTTGGCCACGATACCTGAGACGCTGCACGGGCCGATTGTCTATGAGGCGCTGGCTGTCACGGGCGCTCCATCACAGGCGTATGACTTCCTCAACTTTCTGAGCGGTCCCAAAGGGACGGCCATCCTGAAATCCAATGGGTTTTCGCCACCACCTGACGTCGATTCGTCAGATGCCTCCCATCCACAAGCGCAGTGCGGGTAG
- a CDS encoding SH3 domain-containing protein codes for MRHRFILLAMLVSVVLTGTAMAHEDPFDFGFKYYRVTGVEQNDTLNVRTEPSASSQIIGTLQPDSGPHEVVMTKDGWGQIVHQEFNGWVALRYLAEVEVEKLGESSLPAGLTCGGTEPFWGISFLTAEQAIYTNLSIDGPRPLDVVAIKSAIARFHVLWFDLAKDGADVGHAVIRRSACSDGMSDRTYPYSADLSVVSDDMEWTLEGCCYLPEAASAGSD; via the coding sequence ATGCGGCACAGATTCATACTCCTGGCCATGCTGGTCAGCGTCGTCCTGACCGGTACCGCGATGGCGCATGAGGACCCGTTTGATTTTGGCTTCAAGTATTATCGGGTGACCGGCGTCGAACAGAATGACACGCTCAATGTACGTACGGAACCATCCGCCTCATCACAGATCATCGGCACATTGCAACCGGATTCAGGCCCCCATGAAGTGGTGATGACAAAGGATGGTTGGGGCCAGATTGTTCATCAGGAATTTAACGGCTGGGTGGCGTTGCGTTACCTGGCGGAAGTTGAAGTGGAAAAGCTCGGGGAAAGTTCCCTGCCGGCCGGACTGACCTGCGGCGGCACAGAACCTTTCTGGGGTATATCCTTCCTAACAGCTGAACAAGCGATCTACACAAACCTGTCCATAGACGGGCCACGACCACTGGACGTCGTCGCCATCAAAAGCGCCATCGCGCGGTTTCATGTTCTGTGGTTTGACCTTGCCAAGGACGGCGCGGATGTCGGCCACGCTGTCATTCGGCGCAGCGCCTGCTCCGATGGCATGTCTGACAGAACATATCCCTACTCGGCTGATCTGTCCGTTGTCAGCGATGACATGGAGTGGACGCTTGAGGGCTGCTGCTATCTGCCGGAGGCCGCTAGTGCAGGATCTGACTGA
- a CDS encoding GNAT family N-acetyltransferase, with the protein MGTIHKTTVTFLSMDEDPDNRVPMPARRLALMRSVEPPAHYYRYLYDAVGRDHIWVDRKRKNDADLLSIIHDDLVEIYVLYVEGSPAGFAELNFRERGVCELAYMGLIPEFVGGGLGEYLLAQAIEIAWQHSITKLKVQTCTLDHPRALGLYQRMGFTPYAQTEAEVEELD; encoded by the coding sequence ATGGGCACCATACACAAGACCACTGTTACCTTTCTCAGCATGGACGAGGACCCGGACAACCGGGTTCCCATGCCGGCACGACGTCTTGCCCTGATGCGCAGCGTCGAGCCGCCGGCGCACTATTACCGGTATCTGTATGACGCGGTTGGTCGCGACCACATCTGGGTAGACCGCAAGCGCAAGAACGATGCCGATCTCTTGAGCATCATCCACGATGATCTCGTTGAGATTTATGTCCTGTACGTCGAGGGCTCTCCAGCCGGGTTTGCGGAACTGAACTTTCGTGAGCGCGGCGTATGCGAACTTGCCTATATGGGCTTGATCCCGGAGTTCGTAGGGGGCGGCCTTGGGGAATACCTGTTGGCGCAGGCCATCGAGATTGCCTGGCAACATTCCATCACCAAACTGAAGGTGCAGACCTGCACCCTGGACCATCCCCGCGCCCTGGGCCTGTATCAGCGCATGGGGTTTACCCCCTACGCACAGACTGAAGCCGAAGTTGAAGAACTTGATTGA
- a CDS encoding amino acid ABC transporter permease, whose amino-acid sequence MPDAHHIEAMQPFVRTQNKPALPPPGRTTGVIAWMQTNLFSSVSNTLLTLLGAYLLYLIVPSVLDWALFSATFTGDGRDACLRDGAGACWPFIDAKMDQFIYGRYPLEERWRVDWTFFLGVAGLIPMLIPSVPYKLWNAIYLLVPYPVIAFLLLTGGTFGLVEVETSFWGGMLVTLVVAITGIVASLPLGILLALGRRSEMPVIRMLCIGFIEIWRGVPLITVLFMASVMLPLFLPEGVTFDKLLRCLVAVALFSSAYMAEVVRGGLQAVPRGQYEGAQALGLNYWKMMVFVILPQALKTVIPGIVNSFIALFKDTTLVLIIGLFDFLGIIQLNFTDPEWSTPQTAITGYVFAASIYFVICSGMSQYSRYMERRLDTGHRND is encoded by the coding sequence ATGCCCGACGCACATCACATAGAAGCCATGCAACCCTTTGTTCGCACACAGAACAAACCGGCGCTGCCGCCACCCGGACGCACGACCGGTGTCATCGCGTGGATGCAGACGAACCTGTTTTCGTCTGTCAGCAACACGCTGCTGACGTTGCTCGGTGCGTACCTGCTGTACCTGATCGTCCCGTCGGTGCTCGACTGGGCGCTGTTCAGTGCGACGTTTACAGGCGATGGACGCGACGCGTGTCTGCGCGACGGGGCGGGTGCCTGCTGGCCATTCATTGACGCCAAGATGGATCAGTTCATCTATGGACGCTATCCACTGGAAGAGCGCTGGCGCGTGGACTGGACTTTCTTCCTGGGCGTTGCGGGCCTCATCCCGATGCTTATTCCATCGGTGCCATACAAGCTCTGGAACGCCATCTATCTGCTGGTGCCTTACCCGGTGATTGCCTTCCTGTTGCTCACAGGCGGTACCTTTGGCCTTGTAGAAGTCGAGACATCCTTCTGGGGCGGCATGCTGGTGACGTTGGTGGTTGCCATCACGGGCATTGTCGCATCGCTCCCGCTCGGCATTCTGCTGGCGCTGGGGCGCCGATCCGAAATGCCGGTCATTCGCATGTTGTGTATCGGCTTTATCGAGATTTGGCGTGGTGTGCCGCTGATCACGGTGCTGTTCATGGCCAGCGTCATGCTGCCGCTGTTCCTGCCCGAAGGCGTGACCTTCGACAAACTGCTGCGCTGCCTTGTGGCGGTTGCGCTGTTCTCATCGGCCTATATGGCCGAAGTGGTGCGTGGCGGCTTGCAGGCTGTGCCGCGTGGACAATATGAAGGCGCGCAGGCACTGGGCCTCAACTACTGGAAGATGATGGTGTTCGTCATTCTGCCTCAGGCCCTCAAGACTGTGATCCCCGGCATCGTCAATTCCTTCATTGCTCTCTTCAAGGATACGACGCTGGTACTCATCATCGGCCTGTTCGATTTCCTTGGCATCATCCAGCTCAACTTCACCGATCCAGAGTGGTCAACGCCGCAGACGGCCATTACAGGCTACGTGTTCGCGGCCTCGATCTACTTCGTCATATGCTCCGGCATGTCGCAATATTCGCGCTACATGGAGCGCCGCCTAGATACGGGACACCGTAATGACTGA